One window of the Cryptomeria japonica chromosome 7, Sugi_1.0, whole genome shotgun sequence genome contains the following:
- the LOC131078511 gene encoding uncharacterized protein LOC131078511, with product MELLADLLLPPRSQHLGISVEQHQNKENSPPFLAGRSPSPFSALHLIKRQPLQEITHLFATSANAQSIYNGRRMSSVAERRRLVEQTSGVGNKKRKSPNLSDDSNVSSSNLKRPLLRRDLR from the exons ATGGAGTTGCTGGCGGATCTGCTGCTTCCACCAAGGTCTCAACATCTGGGTATTTCTGTGGAACAACACCAAAACAAGGAGAACTCTCCTCCATTTTTAGCAGGCAGATCGCCATCACCATTTTCTGCCCTACATTTAATAAAGAGGCAGCCTCTGCAAGAAATTACCCACCTGTTTGCTACCAGTGCCAATGCCCAATCCATATATAAT GGTAGAAGAATGTCCTCTGTAGCAGAGAGGAGGAGGCTGGTAGAGCAGACATCAGGTGTtgggaacaagaagagaaaatcccCAAATCTGTCAGATGACAGCAATGTTAGTAGTTCCAATCTGAAAAGACCATTGCTCAGAAGAGATCTCAGATGA
- the LOC131078512 gene encoding uncharacterized protein LOC131078512, which translates to MSSSRLQIRLKIHNHFHSAHLCNSFPSCSSNTLKSRVGMELQADLLLSPRSQHLGISVEHHQHKENSPPFSAFSADRSPTPFSALHFFKRQPLKDITHLFATSANTQSIYNGRRVFSVEIRGLVEQTSGVGNKKRKSRNLSDDSNISSSNLKRPLLRRDFR; encoded by the exons ATGTCTTCATCGCGATTACAAATACGTCTCAAAATTCACAACCACTTCCATTCCGCGCATCTCTGCAATTCATTTCCATCTTGTTCTTCAAACACGTTGAAGAGTAGGGTGGGAATGGAGTTACAGGCGGATCTGCTTCTTTCACCAAGGTCCCAACATTTGGGTATTTCTGTGGAACACCACCAACACAAGGAGAACTCTCCTCCATTTTCAGCATTTTCAGCAGATAGATCGCCAACACCATTTTCTGCCCTACATTTTTTCAAGAGGCAGCCTCTGAAAGATATTACCCATCTGTTTGCTACCAGTGCCAATACCCAATCCATATATAAT GGAAGAAGAGTGTTCTCTGTAGAGATAAGAGGGCTGGTAGAGCAGACATCAGGTGttggaaacaagaagagaaaatccaGAAATCTGTCAGATGACAGCAATATTAGTAGTTCCAATCTGAAGAGACCATTGCTTAGAAGAGATTTCAGATGA
- the LOC131078465 gene encoding uncharacterized protein LOC131078465 translates to METNYNNIPTIVKLSFSLHFHASPSFKSQILKKARQCHSTAALCISRISAILPHLFYKHIQEWVNGVCINCTLNKERFPCLVREGTPTPFSALNFFKRQPLQEISRLFATNYDTQSISDEIRMSSVVDMRGLVEQTSGVGNKKRKSRNLSDDSSISSSNLKRSQMRGSSRSQDLCLFIAISNSV, encoded by the exons ATGGAGACAAATTACAATAATATACCAACTATTGTG AAATTGAGTTTCTCCCTCCATTTTCACGCTTCTCCCTCCTTCAAatctcaaattctcaaaaaagcCCGCCAATGTCACTCAACCGCTGCACTGTGCATCTCGCGCATCTCTGCAATTCTTCCCCACTTGTTCTACAAACACATTCAGGAGTGGGTGAATGGAGTTTGTATAAATTGCACACTCAATAAAGAAAGATTTCCATGTCTTGTGAGAGAGGGTACGCCAACGCCATTTTCTGCCCTAAATTTTTTCAAGAGGCAGCCTCTGCAAGAAATCTCCCGCCTGTTTGCTACCAATTACGATACCCAATCCATCTCTGAT GAAATAAGAATGTCCTCTGTAGTAGATATGAGGGGGCTGGTAGAGCAGACATCAGGTGtcggaaacaagaagagaaaatccaGAAATCTGTCAGATGACAGCAGTATTAGTAGTTCCAATCTGAAGAGATCTCAGATGAGGGGTAGCAGTCGTTCACAAGATTTGTGCTTGTTCATTGCAATCAGCAATTCTGTATAA